A genomic region of Porticoccaceae bacterium LTM1 contains the following coding sequences:
- a CDS encoding RNA polymerase sigma factor, which produces MSSRRSEKHQRVLEQLYRDHGEAMRCFLLGRVRNESELDDIIQEVFLRLARSTELQSRHQLSKRQNRAYLFTAANNLIVDMERRKIVRKDYIRTYHPDGDTSVYELSPDVHVAAARELSTIKEALKNLKPTWRKAFVMSRFKDENYTDIAREMGVSVRQIEKYVANAIKALRKAVPNRDIDHD; this is translated from the coding sequence TTGAGCAGCCGAAGATCTGAGAAGCATCAACGTGTGCTTGAACAGCTCTATCGTGATCATGGCGAAGCCATGCGCTGTTTCCTGCTTGGAAGGGTGCGCAATGAGTCAGAACTGGACGATATTATTCAGGAAGTTTTTCTGCGATTAGCCCGAAGTACAGAGCTCCAGAGCAGGCATCAATTGTCCAAGAGACAAAACAGAGCGTATTTGTTCACAGCAGCCAACAACCTGATTGTGGACATGGAGCGGCGTAAGATAGTCCGCAAAGACTACATTCGCACATATCATCCCGATGGAGATACCTCAGTCTATGAGTTATCTCCAGATGTACACGTAGCCGCCGCCAGAGAGTTGTCCACCATTAAAGAGGCCTTGAAGAACCTTAAGCCTACATGGAGAAAAGCTTTCGTTATGTCCCGGTTCAAAGACGAGAACTATACGGATATTGCGAGGGAGATGGGCGTATCTGTTCGCCAAATCGAAAAATACGTCGCAAATGCAATCAAGGCGTTACGCAAAGCTGTACCTAACAGGGACATAGATCATGACTAA